A genome region from Halorussus pelagicus includes the following:
- a CDS encoding DUF5791 family protein, with amino-acid sequence MIYDDIEDPESTSADEVRANYVTDLAAIVAARGVDSVAEETGVDRETIAMLADEDAGVADELTLEDAAAVAALDEDAPPADAIVAEIRDTLLMGMTTAVLDVDTIAAEIDELDGKQVHQKVEGRAPMTLDEYATLHHFIASRQR; translated from the coding sequence ATGATTTACGACGACATCGAGGACCCCGAATCGACCTCTGCCGACGAGGTACGCGCGAACTACGTCACGGACCTCGCCGCCATCGTCGCGGCCCGCGGCGTCGATTCGGTCGCCGAGGAGACCGGCGTGGACCGCGAGACGATTGCTATGCTGGCCGACGAAGACGCCGGGGTCGCCGACGAGCTGACGCTGGAGGACGCCGCCGCCGTCGCCGCGCTCGACGAGGATGCGCCGCCCGCCGACGCCATCGTCGCCGAGATTCGAGACACGCTCCTGATGGGGATGACCACGGCGGTCCTCGATGTGGACACCATCGCCGCAGAAATCGACGAATTGGACGGCAAGCAGGTTCACCAGAAGGTCGAGGGGCGCGCGCCGATGACCCTTGACGAGTACGCGACGCTTCACCACTTCATCGCCAGTCGCCAGCGGTAG
- a CDS encoding SDR family oxidoreductase, producing MHVAILGCGYVGLELGRQLTEAGHRAVGVRRSDDGLAAIEDAGFEAVRADVTDADSLTAVPDVDAVVFAASSGGRDAAAARKIYVEGLRTAIEEFGGRENPPERLVYTSSTGVYGDHSGDWVDEETPLDPRTDKTEVLAEAERVALEEAPKHGIDGTVARLAGIYGPGRTRLERYLEGPVTEGYLNMIHRDDAAGAVRFLLDEDLARGEVVLVADDEPVSKWEFADWLAEECGEPTPPKQTAEERLANDDLSERVRRRILTSKRCDNETLRTLGYEFSYPTYREGYRDAIETYRN from the coding sequence ATGCACGTTGCGATACTCGGGTGTGGCTACGTCGGTCTCGAACTCGGCCGCCAACTGACCGAGGCGGGCCACCGCGCGGTGGGTGTCCGGCGCTCCGACGACGGTCTCGCCGCCATTGAGGACGCGGGGTTCGAGGCGGTCCGGGCCGATGTGACTGACGCGGACTCGCTGACCGCGGTGCCCGACGTGGACGCCGTGGTCTTCGCGGCGAGTTCGGGCGGACGCGACGCGGCGGCCGCACGCAAGATATACGTCGAGGGGTTACGCACCGCTATCGAAGAGTTCGGCGGGCGAGAGAACCCGCCCGAGCGATTGGTCTACACGTCCAGCACGGGCGTCTACGGCGACCATAGCGGTGACTGGGTGGACGAGGAGACGCCCCTCGACCCCCGGACCGACAAGACCGAGGTGCTGGCGGAGGCCGAGCGCGTGGCGCTCGAAGAAGCCCCCAAGCACGGCATTGACGGCACCGTCGCGCGCCTCGCGGGAATCTACGGTCCCGGCCGGACACGACTGGAGCGCTATCTTGAGGGACCGGTCACGGAGGGCTACCTGAACATGATTCACCGCGACGACGCCGCTGGCGCGGTCCGGTTCCTGCTGGACGAGGACCTCGCGCGCGGTGAGGTCGTGCTGGTCGCGGACGACGAACCGGTCTCGAAGTGGGAGTTCGCCGATTGGCTGGCCGAGGAGTGCGGGGAGCCGACCCCGCCCAAGCAGACTGCCGAGGAGCGACTGGCCAACGACGACCTCTCCGAGCGCGTCCGACGCCGGATTCTGACCAGCAAACGATGCGACAACGAGACGTTGCGGACGCTCGGCTATGAGTTCAGCTATCCGACCTATCGGGAGGGCTATCGGGACGCAATCGAGACCTACCGGAACTAA